In the Purpureocillium takamizusanense chromosome 5, complete sequence genome, one interval contains:
- the DBR1_3 gene encoding lariat debranching enzyme, variant 2 (EggNog:ENOG503NYK1~COG:D), with product MGAAVAAAAFRYLSPKSVVTMSRIDNTIIPVHEDGSAGRPLSDASMDTIANVQALADCSNQRTKNQFRPRVGKGGATSYQLRQYAEVTLGGGSLRKVVKLPEGEDENEWLAVNMVDFYNQINLLYGAITEFCSPQSCPEMKATDEFEYLWQDSENYKKPTKMPAPAYIEQLMTWVQANIDNETVLPSKIGVPFPKSFPALVRQIFKRMYRVYAHIYCHHYPVIRELGLEPHLNTSFKQYVLFIDEHGLASGRDYWGPLGDLVDSMLRSD from the exons atgggcgccgccgtcgccgccgccgcgtttcGCTACCTGAGCCCCAAGTCGGTCGTGACCATGTCGCGCATCGACAACACCATCATCCCCGTCCACGAGGACggctcggccggccggccgctcTCCGACGCCTCCATGGACACCATTGCTAACGTccaggccctggccgacTGCAGTAACCAACGGACTAAGAATCAGTTCCGGCCGCGCGTCGGCAAGGGTGGCGCGACGAGCTACCAGCTGCGACAATATGCCGAGGTCACATTGGGAGGTGGCAGCCTGAGAAAGGTTGTCAagctgcccgagggcgaggacgagaacgagTGGCTCGCCGTCAACA TGGTCGACTTCTACAACCAAATCAACCTGCTCTACGGCGCCATTACTGAATTCTGCTCTCCGCAGTCATGCCCCGAGATGAAGGCGACCGACGA GTTTGAGTATCTGTGGCAGGACAGCGAGAACTACAAGAAGCCGACCAAGATGCCCGCCCCGGCGTACATCGAGCAACTCATGACGTGGGTGCAGGCCAATATCGACAACGAGACAGTGCTGCCGAGCAAGATTG GCGTACCGTTTCCCAAGTCGTTCCCGGCGCTGGTCCGCCAAATCTTCAAGCGCATGTACCGCGTCTACGCACACATCTACTGCCACCACTACCCCGTCATTCGCGAGCTTGGTCTCGAGCCGCATCTCAACACGAGCTTCAAGCAATACGTGctcttcatcgacgagcaCGGCCTGGCCAGCGGCCGCGACTACTGGGGTCCCTTGGGTGATCTCGTGGACAGCATGTTGCGGAGCGACTGA
- the DBR1_3 gene encoding lariat debranching enzyme (EggNog:ENOG503NU5D~COG:A) yields the protein MAQFLTTVNQRTKNQFRPRVGKGGATSYQLRQYAEVTLGGGSLRKVVKLPEGEDENEWLAVNMVDFYNQINLLYGAITEFCSPQSCPEMKATDEFEYLWQDSENYKKPTKMPAPAYIEQLMTWVQANIDNETVLPSKIGVPFPKSFPALVRQIFKRMYRVYAHIYCHHYPVIRELGLEPHLNTSFKQYVLFIDEHGLASGRDYWGPLGDLVDSMLRSD from the exons atggctcaGTTCCTGACCACAGT TAACCAACGGACTAAGAATCAGTTCCGGCCGCGCGTCGGCAAGGGTGGCGCGACGAGCTACCAGCTGCGACAATATGCCGAGGTCACATTGGGAGGTGGCAGCCTGAGAAAGGTTGTCAagctgcccgagggcgaggacgagaacgagTGGCTCGCCGTCAACA TGGTCGACTTCTACAACCAAATCAACCTGCTCTACGGCGCCATTACTGAATTCTGCTCTCCGCAGTCATGCCCCGAGATGAAGGCGACCGACGA GTTTGAGTATCTGTGGCAGGACAGCGAGAACTACAAGAAGCCGACCAAGATGCCCGCCCCGGCGTACATCGAGCAACTCATGACGTGGGTGCAGGCCAATATCGACAACGAGACAGTGCTGCCGAGCAAGATTG GCGTACCGTTTCCCAAGTCGTTCCCGGCGCTGGTCCGCCAAATCTTCAAGCGCATGTACCGCGTCTACGCACACATCTACTGCCACCACTACCCCGTCATTCGCGAGCTTGGTCTCGAGCCGCATCTCAACACGAGCTTCAAGCAATACGTGctcttcatcgacgagcaCGGCCTGGCCAGCGGCCGCGACTACTGGGGTCCCTTGGGTGATCTCGTGGACAGCATGTTGCGGAGCGACTGA
- a CDS encoding uncharacterized protein (EggNog:ENOG503NWVS~COG:G), translating into MVVFDGHEYLTEEEKRLKEDRERTKYWKKWGPYVAERQWATVREDYSADGDAWSHFPHDHARSRAFRWGEDGIAGVSDTHGLQNIGFSFWNEEDDFLKERLFGLSNPQGNHGESVKEAHFHLDNTPHSYMKFLYKYPQKKFPYEDIIKENARRSRKEKEYQIIDTGVFDDNRYWDIFIETAKETDDPDELLFRVTAWNRGPDPAPIHIIPQVWFRNTWSWGRESEDKKPSIATHTETAAKSNHHDLGERFFLLSPSPGVGSSGDDVLPELMYTENDTNFKALYKQENKQPYVKDAFHRYIVDGEKAAVNPAHTGTKCAAWFNFNEDGGVDPGACAVVRFRFTKKDMTFLDEEEFDDIIEKRREEADEFYYRISPMPMTDDLRNIQRQAFSGMMWTKQHYHFIWDQWANGDPSMPPPPPDRIGVRNSQWKHMYCDDILSMPDSWEYPFFAAWDSAFHCIPLAMLDPDFAKKQLDLFTREWYCHPNGQLPAYEWNFGDVNPPVHAWATFRVFKIERKMYGRQDLDFLERVFQKLLLNFTWWVNRKDTDGKNVFEGGFLGLDNIGLFNRSEPLPTGGVLEQADSTGWMAFFCLSMLNIALELAKHRRIYEDIASKFFEHFILISDAMTFRAGKDEKSLWNEEDGFYYDAISWGGPWIEQLPVRSLVGLIPLYATTTLEPELINKLPSFKKRVEWFVHNRVDLAERNMASIRKRGKGDRILLSIVSRDRLEKILKRMLDEDEFFSDHGIRSLSKYHKEHPYSMDVNGQKFCVGYVPGDSDTGLFGGNSNWRGPIWLCVNFLLVESLQRFFLFYGPELQVECPTGSGDYMHLGKVSEEIQHRLQHLFARKDDGRRSVNHGDDRLDFDEHWKDYLWFYEFFDGDSGRGLGASHQCGWTGLIARMIHDTGVNCRLPQTPRTPSVAMAHYFDDMFQRTIDSGTPRSNGLRHVRRSSIARSIGARSDFDTSVNGADDDADSAVHDDTRSKEKAEADEHMHHYIADQLTRYKTQNGDFEHEDEFETKA; encoded by the exons atggtgGTCTTTGATGGCCACGAGTAcctcaccgaggaggagaaacGCCTCAAAGAGGATCGCGAGCGCACAAAATACTGGAAGAAATGGGGACCCTACGTCGCCGAACGCCAATGGGCGACAG TGAGAGAGGACTACAGTGCCGACGGAGACGCTTGGAGCC ACTTCCCCCACGACCACGCCCGATCGCGAGCCTTCCGATGGGGTGAGGACGGTATCGCCGGCGTGTCTGATACGCATGGCCTACAAAACATTGGTTTCAGCTTTTGGAATGAGGAAGA CGACTTTCTGAAAGAGCGCCTATTTGGATTGTCCAACCCTCAAGGCAACCATGGAGAGAGCGTCAAGGAAGCCCATTTTCACCTTGACAATACACCA CACTCCTACATGAAATTCTTGTACAAATACCCCCAGAAAAAGTTCCCTTACGAGGATATTATCAAGGAAAATGCTCGCCGGTCGCGAAAGGAGAAGGAATACCAAATCATCGACACTGGAGTGTTCGACGACAACAGGTACTGGGACATCTTCATCGAAACGGCCAAAGAGACGGATGATCCCGACGAACTCCTTTTCCGCGTCACGGCGTGGAATAGAGGGCCTGACCCCGCCCCGATTCACATCATCCCGCAAGTTTGGTTTCGAAACACCTGGAGCTGGGGCAGAGAGTCAGAGGATAAGAAGCCTTCGATTGCGACGCATACGGAGACCGCCGCCAAGTCAAATCACCatgacctcggcgagcgcTTTTTTCTCCTGTCACCATCGCCTGGAGTTGGCTCAAGCGGAGACGACGTGCTGCCCGAACTGATGTATACGGAGAATGACACCAACTTCAAGGCTTTGTACAAGCAGGAGAACAAGCAGCCCTACGTCAAGGATGCTTTCCATAGGTACATTGTAGACGGAGAGAAGGCGGCTGTGAACCCGGCTCACACCGGCACCAAATGCGCTGCGTGGTTCAACTTCAACGAGGACGGGGGCGTTGACCCTGGAGCGTGCGCAG TGGTCCGTTTCCGGTTCACCAAGAAGGACATGACCTTCCTGGACGAAGAGGAattcgacgacatcatcgaaAAGCGCAGAGAAGAGGCCGACGAATTCTACTACAGAATCAGCCCCATGCCGATGACGGATGACCTGCGAAATATTCAAAGGCAGGCCTTCTCAGGCATGATGTGGACAAAGCAGCATTATCACTTTATCTGGGATCAGTGGGCTAACGGCGACCCGTCGATGCCCCCACCCCCGCCGGATCGCATAGGAGTGCGCAACTCGCAATGGAAACACATGTACTGTGACGATATCCTGTCGATGCCGGACTCTTGGGAGTATCCATTCTTCGCAGCCTGGGACAGCGCGTTCCATTGCATACCGCTCGCCATGCTGGACCCCGACTTTGCGAAGAAACAGCTCGACCTGTTCACAAGGGAGTGGTACTGCCACCCGAACGGCCAGCTCCCAGC ATACGAGTGGAACTTTGGTGATGTGAACCCGCCTGTCCACGCCTGGGCTACCTTCAGGGTCTTCAAGATTGAGAGGAAGATGTATGGACGTCAGGACCTCGACTTCCTCGAGCGTGTGTTCCAAAAGCTACTGCTCAATTTCACCTGGTGGGTAAATCGAAAGGACACAGATGGCAAAAACGTTTTCGAGGGCGGtttcctcggcctcgacaatATTGGCCTATTCAACCGGTCGGAGCCATTGCCCACCGGGGGCGTCTTGGAACAGGCGGACAGCACCGGCTGGATGGCATTCTTCTGCCTGTCCATGCTCAACAttgccctcgagctggccaagcacCGCCGCATCTATGAGGACATTGCCTCCAAGTTCTTTGAACACTTTATCCTCATTAGTGACGCCATGACTTTCCGGGCGGGCAAGGACGAGAAGTCCCTCTGGAACGAGGAAGATGGTTTCTACTACGACGCCATCTCTTGGGGCGGCCCGTGGATCGAGCAGCTCCCCGTTCGGTCCTTGGTTGGACTCATCCCTCTCTATGCCACAACAACTTTGGAACCAGAATTGATAAACAAGCTCCCGTCCTTCAAGAAGAGGGTCGAATGGTTCGTGCACAACCGGGTCGATCTGGCTGAGAGAAACATGGCCAGTATTAGGAAGAGGGGCAAGGGCGACCGCATCCTGCTCTCCATCGTCAGCAGGGATCGTCTGGAGAAAATTCTCAAGCGGATgcttgacgaggatgagTTTTTCAGCGACCATGGTATCCGCTCGCTGTCAAAGTATCACAAGGAACACCCGTACTCTATGGATGTCAACGGCCAGAAGTTCTGTGTGGGATACGTGCCGGGAGACTCCGACACTGGACTTTTCGGTGGCAACAGCAATTGGAGAGGGCCGATTTGGCTGTGTGTCAACTTTTTGCTTGTTGAGTCTCTCCAGAGGTTCTTCCTCTTCTACGGACCGGAACTTCAGGTCGAGTGCCCTACAGGCAGTGGCGATTACATGCATCTAGGCAAGGTATCCGAGGAAATTCAGCACCGTCTTCAGCACCTCTTCGCGCGGAAAGACGACGGCCGACGAAGCGTCAACCATGGAGACGATCGCCTCGACTTCGATGAACACTGGAAGGACTACCTCTGGTTCTACGAATTCTTCGATGGTGACTCGGGTCGTGGCCTGGGCGCGTCACATCAGTGCGGATGGACAGGCTTGATTGCGCGGATGATTCACGACACGGG TGTTAACTGCCGTTTGCCGCAAACGCCTCGCacgccgtccgtcgccatggcgcaTTACTTTGACGACATGTTCCAGCGCACCATCGACAGCGGAACCCCCCGCTCGAACGGCCTGCGGCATGTCCGCCGGTCTTCGATAGCCCGCTCCATAGGCGCCCGCAGTGACTTTGACACGTCCGTCAacggcgcggacgacgatgctgactCGGCCGTTCACGACGATACCAGGTCGAAAgaaaaggccgaggccgacgagcacaTGCATCATTACATTGCGGACCAGCTAACGCGGTACAAGACCCAAAACGGCGACTTTGAGCATGAAGATGAGTTCGAAACGAAGGCCTGA
- the ATP5 gene encoding ATP synthase F0 subcomplex subunit OSCP atp5 (BUSCO:EOG09264KDO~COG:C~EggNog:ENOG503NXBK): MLSRQALRAVRATAPQRALPMRAVPVRSFAAAAGGTEGQPPITVFGLDGTYASALYTAASKSSSLDPTAKALANLGTIVDKDAKLSQILAAPTLTPEDKSAIVAELNKHAGASSETVKNFLDTLAENNRLGLLQGVCAKFGQIMSAARGEVEMTVTSAQALDSKTLSRLETAVAKSSYVGQGKKLKVTNQVNPDIVGGLVVEVGDRTIDLSVSARIAKMNKLLTDTL; the protein is encoded by the exons atgctCTCCCGACAAGCCCTCCGTGCCGTCCGGGCCACCGCCCCCCAGCGTGCCCTCCCCATGCGCGCCGTCCCCGTGCGAagctttgccgccgccgccggcggcaccgagggcCAGCCCCCCATCACCGTcttcggcctcgacggcaccTACGCCTCCGCCCTG TAcacggccgcctccaagTCGTCATCGCTCGACcccacggccaaggcgctcgcCAACCTCGGCACCATCGTcgacaaggacgccaagCTCTCGCagatcctcgccgccccgacgcTGACCCCCGAGGACAAGTCGGCCATTGTCGCCGAGCTCAACAagcacgccggcgccagcagcgagaCGGTCAAGAACTTCCTCGACACCCTCGCCGAGAACAACCGCCTGGGCCTCCTCCAGGGCGTCTGCGCCAAGTTTGGCCAGATcatgtccgccgcccgcggcgaggtcgagatGACCGTCACCAGCGCTCAG GCCCTCGACAGCAAGACCCTTTCCCGCCTCGAGACTGCCGTCGCCAAGTCCTCCTAcgtcggccagggcaagaagctcaaggtcACCAACCAG GTCAACCCCGACATCGTTGgtgggctcgtcgtcgaggtcggtgACCGCACCATCGACCTCAGCGTCTCCGCCCGCATCGCCAAGATGAACAAGCTCCTGACGGACACCCTGTAA